The Methylocystis bryophila genome contains the following window.
CGCCTGCATCAAAGCCATGTCGCGCAGATAGGCGAGGCGCTTCATGAAGTCGGGGGTTTCGGCAAGCTTTTCCGCCTGCGCCTCCTGGACGAGAAGCTGCTGCGAGACGAGAAACTCGATCAGCGCGGACTCCCGCGCCTTGGGATCGACCTGGCGAGAGAAGTTCGATCCAATATATTCGTCGGCGAGCTTCAAGTCCTCGTCGGTGATCTCGACGCCGTTGACCTTCGCGAGAACCTTGGCCGAGGCGTCCGGGGCGGCAGCCAGACAAAGGCCAAGAGCGAAGATCGTAAACGCGAAGCGAGGAAGCAGCGCGTTCCAGCCAGACTCTGTCATAGGGGTCTCCGAATCATCCGAGCGTGAAGCACGCGACTGATCGCTGCGCCACCATCGTTCGCGGCGCGCTACGCGGGGCGTAACTACGCCCCAAGAAGCGCTCTGACAAGTCGCTGCTTCTCCATCTACGAGAGAGGGATGGTCTCAGCTCGCGAGCAGAAAACGCTCGGCCTGCGCGAGATCGACGGAGACAAGCTGCGAGACGCCGCGCTCGGCCTGCGTCACGCCGAAGAGCCGGTCCATCCGCGCCATGGTGATCGGGTTATGCGTGATCGCGACGAAGCGCGTGTCGGTCTTCTTGCGCATCTCGTCGAGAAGGTCGCAGAAACGTTCGACATTGTAATCGTCGAGGGGCGCATCGACCTCATCCAGGACGCATATCGGCGAGGGATTGGTGAGGAACACGGCAAAGATCAGCGACATCGCGGTCAGCGCCTGCTCGCCGCCCGAAAGCAGGCTCATCGCCGCGGGTTTCTTTCCCGGCGGACGGGCGAAGATTTCGAGCCCGGCCTCGAGCGGATCTTCGCTCTCGACGAGCGCCAATTCCGCCGTTCCGCCGTCGAAGAGCAGCGTGAACAGCTCCTTGAAATGCGCGTTGACCCTGTCGAAGGCTGCGAGCAGCCGTTCGCGCCCCTCCTTGTTGAGGCTCGCGATCGCGGCGCGCAATTTCTTGATCGCTTCGGAGAGGTCGTCACGCTCGGCGCACATTTTCGACTGCTGCGCCTCGATCGCCGCGAGTTCGTCGTCTGCACGCAGATTGACGGCGCCGAGCCGCTCGCGATCGGCGCGCAGCGTCTCGAGCTTGCGTTCGACCACGTCCGCCGGCGGCAAATCCTCGCCCGGCGAGACGCCCGCAAGAGAGACGAGCGCTTCCGGCGTCGCCTCCAGCTCATGCGCAATAGCGTGGGCCACATCGGCGGCGCGCTGCCGCGCAGCTTCAAGTTGCGCTTCGCTGCGGGCCTTTTCCTCTCGCGCGGCGCTCAGCGCGTCGAGCGCGGCGCGAGCGGCCCTGTCGCCCTCGGCGAGCCGCGTCTCGCCCTGCACGCGCGCATCGGAAGCCGCGCGCCGCGCAGCCTCGGCCTCCTCGACGCCGTTGCGCAGGGCGCGGCGCTGGCGCTCGAACTCGATCGGCGCCTCGGCAAGCTCTTCCTGCTCCTGGCGCGCCGCATGCAGACGCTCCTCGATCTCGCCGATACGATCCTGCGCATGGTCGCGCCTTTGCGACCAGGAAGCGCTCTCGCGCTGAATCGCCGCCTGACGGCTGGCCCGCATAGAGGCTTCATGCGCAAAAGCTGTCAACGCGGCGCGCGCCTCGCCCGCCTGTGCGCGCTCGGCCTGCGCCCGCGCCCGCAAGCTTTCGAGCGCGCCAGCGAGGAAGGCCGGCTCCTCCAAGGCCTCGAGCGCGGCTTGCGCCGCAGCGCGTTTCTGCGCCGCCTCGTCGCGGTTCTCGATGGTCTGCGTCTTCGCGGCCTCGAGCGCCGACAGACGCTGGCCGATCTGCGCCTGGCGCCGCTCGGCCGCCGCGTGGCGATCGCGCGTTTCGTCGAGGCGCGATCGCGTCCTGCGCTGCTCTTCGCGCGCGTCGCTCTCGGCCTGCTGCGCCTCGCGCATGCTTTCGCGCGCGGCCTCCGCCTCCTCGGCCGCCGCATCCGCCAGATAGCGGGCCTCTTCGGCCTCCTGGCGCAGCTCGGAAAGGCGGTTCTTCTCGACAAGGCGACGCGCCGCGGCCGTCGGCGCCTCGGCCGCCTGGGTGAAACCATCCCAGCGCCAAAGATCTCCCTCTTTCGAGACGAGCCTTTGTCCGGGCTTCAAGAGCGCGCGCAGCCGCGAGCCTTCCTCGCGGGCGACCACACCGATCTGCTGCAAGCGCCGCTGCATCGCCGCCGGGGCTTGCACGACTCCGCTCAAGGGCTTCGCGCCCGCCGGCAGAGACGCGTCGTTCGCCGCGTCCGTCAGCGCCCAATGCGCAGGCGCTTCCGGGTCGGAGGAAGCATCGAGATCGTCGCCGAGCGCCGCGCCAAGCGCGGTCTCATAACCCTTCGCGACGACGATCTCCTCGACAACCGGCGTCCAGGGATCGCCTGAGCCGGCGTTGAGAAGCTTCTCCAACGTGCGCGACTCGGTGTCGAGCCGCTGCGCGCGCGCTTCCGCCGCAGCGAGCGGCGCGCGCGAAGCGGCTTCCATCTCGCGCGCTTCCTGGTGACGCGCCGCAGCCAATTCCGCGGCTTCGTCCGCAGCCTGCGCCGTTTCGGTCGCCAGCTCCAGGCTCGCTTCGAGCCGCGCCAGATCGTCTGCGCCGCCGCCTTCCGAAGCGATCAGCGC
Protein-coding sequences here:
- the smc gene encoding chromosome segregation protein SMC, which gives rise to MHFLRLRLLGFKSFCEHTEFLIEPGLTGVVGPNGCGKSNLVEALRWVMGENSFKNMRATGMDDVIFAGGGSRPARNVAEVGLVLDNSQRSAPAAFNDEDTLEVTRRIEREQGSVYRVNGREVRAKDVQLLFADASTGARSPALVRQGQIGEIIGAKPQARRRVLEEAAGIAGLHSRRHEAELRLQGASENLLRLEDVLKQVDSQVESLRRQARGASRYRAVAAQIRQNEALAALIGHRAATARLAEAERKFAADTTIVNERMIEQAAAAREQALAAHELPSLRDKEAEAGAALHRLIVARDALDVEEKRAQERVGELTRRIEQFGRDLERERSLIQDAAEVAQRLEEERGELIEAEGDCREREEAARARLVEIEATLAATEDELHEAQDSLASVNARARSFQATIEEEGRRIARFEAELTRLNTEFALIASEGGGADDLARLEASLELATETAQAADEAAELAAARHQEAREMEAASRAPLAAAEARAQRLDTESRTLEKLLNAGSGDPWTPVVEEIVVAKGYETALGAALGDDLDASSDPEAPAHWALTDAANDASLPAGAKPLSGVVQAPAAMQRRLQQIGVVAREEGSRLRALLKPGQRLVSKEGDLWRWDGFTQAAEAPTAAARRLVEKNRLSELRQEAEEARYLADAAAEEAEAARESMREAQQAESDAREEQRRTRSRLDETRDRHAAAERRQAQIGQRLSALEAAKTQTIENRDEAAQKRAAAQAALEALEEPAFLAGALESLRARAQAERAQAGEARAALTAFAHEASMRASRQAAIQRESASWSQRRDHAQDRIGEIEERLHAARQEQEELAEAPIEFERQRRALRNGVEEAEAARRAASDARVQGETRLAEGDRAARAALDALSAAREEKARSEAQLEAARQRAADVAHAIAHELEATPEALVSLAGVSPGEDLPPADVVERKLETLRADRERLGAVNLRADDELAAIEAQQSKMCAERDDLSEAIKKLRAAIASLNKEGRERLLAAFDRVNAHFKELFTLLFDGGTAELALVESEDPLEAGLEIFARPPGKKPAAMSLLSGGEQALTAMSLIFAVFLTNPSPICVLDEVDAPLDDYNVERFCDLLDEMRKKTDTRFVAITHNPITMARMDRLFGVTQAERGVSQLVSVDLAQAERFLLAS